Proteins found in one Lycium ferocissimum isolate CSIRO_LF1 chromosome 6, AGI_CSIRO_Lferr_CH_V1, whole genome shotgun sequence genomic segment:
- the LOC132058858 gene encoding F-box/FBD/LRR-repeat protein At1g13570-like — protein MMSPKGRKHCRSLPFDVLVNLPDNVIDVILTHLPYKDAVRTSVLSKKWRYNWCRLIELTLDESLWETQKDLLNPTAKFTKIIYHLLTLHEGPITKFTLDIANLRSSPDIYDFIYFLPRTDIQHLVLHLPWKKLYKLPSSLFRCWQLRHLNLHNCLIIPPLAFDRFDRLVSLELCRVTVSSEFLGSLIAHCSLLEQLVLKISETSDIIEINAPMLRSFDFMGNISFICLKNVPLLAKASLISKSSSTEAGNFDYAKFFESCSALEHLLLNFGYSEFFADEVPTRLPIYLNRVKRFHLPEIMLKESYKLSCALCLLRSFPYLEYLKVEVLNVWPVYNEVDSIQESLEFENFSNVTFNHLRKVTLVSFGGTTPEMQLIKLLLAKSPVLVKMVIYPVFYLDTRSETLAELSKFRHASPTAEIDYHMEAKTE, from the exons ATGATGTCTCCTAAGGGAAGAAAGCATTGTCGAAGTTTACCTTTTGACGTCCTTGTCAACCTTCCTGATAATGTGATTGATGTCATTCTGACACATTTGCCTTACAAAGATGCTGTGAGGACAAGCGTCTTATCGAAGAAATGGAGGTACAACTGGTGTAGACTTATAGAGTTGACGCTTGATGAATCTCTTTGGGAAACACAAAAGGATCTACTAAATCCTACAGCTAAATTTACAAAGATTATCTACCATCTTTTGACCCTTCATGAAGGACCCATTACTAAGTTTACCCTCGACATTGCCAATTTGAGAAGCAGTCCTGATATTTACGACTTCATATATTTCCTACCTAGGACTGACATTCAACATCTTGTTCTTCACCTTCCATGGaaaaagctatataaattgcCTTCTTCACTTTTCAGATGTTGGCAGCTAAGGCATCTAAATCTTCATAATTGCCTAATTATTCCTCCATTGGCCTTTGACAGATTTGATAGGTTAGTCAGTCTGGAACTATGTAGAGTCACAGTTTCCTCTGAATTTCTCGGAAGTTTAATAGCTCATTGCTCGTTGCTTGAGCAGTTGGTGCTGAAAATATCGGAAACTTCAGACATCATTGAAATTAATGCCCCAATGCTAAGATCCTTTGATTTCATGGGCAATATAAGTTTTATCTGTTTAAAGAATGTCCCTCTTTTGGCAAAAGCATCTCTGATAAGCAAGAGTTCTTCTACGGAGGCAGGGAATTTTGATTATGCAAAGTTTTTCGAGTCTTGTTCTGCTCTTGAGCACCTACTCTTGAACTTTGGTTATAGCGAG TTCTTTGCAGATGAAGTACCGACAAGGCTTCCCATTTATCTTAACCGTGTCAAACGTTTTCACCTGCCTGAAATTATGCTGAAGGAATCATATAAGCTCTCGTGTGCTCTCTGCTTGTTAAGAAGCTTCCCATATTTGGAATATCTCAAAGTTGAGGTTCTTAATGTGTGGCCG GTTTACAATGAAGTTGATAGTATTCAAGAATCCCTTGAATTCGAAAATTTCTCAAATGTCACATTTAATCACCTCAGAAAAGTTACGCTAGTAAGCTTTGGAGGAACAACGCCTGAAATGCAGCTTATCAAGCTTTTGTTAGCCAAGTCCCCAGTGTTGGTGAAAATGGTAATCTATCCAGTATTTTATCTTGACACAAGATCAGAAACACTCGCTGAGCTATCGAAATTTCGGCATGCATCACCTACAGCAGAAATAGACTATCATATGGAAGCTAAAACGGAATAG
- the LOC132060477 gene encoding uncharacterized protein LOC132060477 has protein sequence MGGGNGQKAKMAREKNAEKIKDQKGSQLEANKKAMNIKCKFLFGILQQQLPIAGESAKIAERRSKKIHDPSRMRQLPPTEVPKRSKQKDDVTVKKGSKVAQQNKRKVTKPSSDVKGKNVVKDVDLEEDEQSHPEGAPSMQRYTNIEVFKDIKSKLTVPRHLEVQAQIFRCFMVRELKESTSDCFTIDINGTVLRFTMREFALMSGLNCVADEGEFTYDEEESNRIMDAYFGGTRKTSIPRVHFEVVEDGRYVDYPWGKEAFNELIRSISKKYSATTQYYRIHGMPLAMQVWLYECCSRVPSYLAIKSGNSIPRMLNWRSIDNRPKYNILMEGIFRDGKRSSCTFANTIPTSSELESLQLPDVVVCRDTVDKNVLVDANEGTQVTDMPLDDFDDFSTTPPHLSKGKQQQRTNQTDSPPSKRRRQLPTTASTSKKQQIHTEPQTTVKKSHKDQKVAQKPILQKSASPKLNEQMNRPQNTTVLRDVPTISMKEEIQLLRKDFQVFKESVIGEFTSELSKLRTFMDDNFKKLFEAIKVNNSVDKGVGPKLHEEVPEIVVTAENLRAIHVKLHLKRLIGRTKELSTQQR, from the exons ATGGGTGGaggaaatggccaaaaggcaaAGATGGCTCGTGAGAAGAACGCTGAAAAGATTAAAGATCAAAAGGGAAGTCAGCTTGAGGCCAACAAGAAGGCCATGAATATCAAATGCAAG TTTCTCTTTGGGATTTTACAACAACAACTTCCAATTGCAGGAGAATCTGCTAAAATTGCTGAGAGAAGAAGCAAGAAGATTCATGACCCATCAAGGATGCGTCAACTTCCTCCAACTGAAGTTCCAAAACGGAGCAAGCAAAAAGATGATGTAACAGTAAAAAAAGGTTCTAAAGTTGCTCAACAAAATAAGAGAAAAGTAACCAAGCCTTCTTCAGACGTTAAGGGTAAAAATGTTGTTAAAGATGTAGATCTGGAAGAGGATGAACA GAGTCATCCTGAAGGGGCTCCATCGATGCAGCGGTACACTAATATCGAGGTGTTCAAAGATATCAAGAGTAAGCTAACTGTTCCACGG CACTTGGAGGTTCAAGCACAGATTTTTAGGTGCTTCATGGTAAGAGAGCTCAAGGAGAGCACTTCTGATTGTTTTACAATTGATATAAATGGTACCGTATTGAGATTTACCATGAGAGAATTTGCCCTTATGAGCGGGCTAAATTGTGTAGCCGATGAAGGTGAATTTACATACGATGAGGAAGAATCGAATAGGATTATGGATGCATATTTTGGTGGAACTAGGA AAACGAGTATACCAAGGGTTCATTTTGAAGTGGTTGAGGATGGAAGGTATGTAGATTATCCATGGGGCAAAGAAGCTTTTAACGAGTTGATTAGAAGCATCAGCAAGAAGTATTCTGCCACAACACAGTATTATAGGATCCATGGGATGCCACTGGCTATGCAAGTTTGGCTTTATGAGTGTTGTTCAAGAGTTCCATCGTATCTCGCTATTAAATCCGGAAATTCCATTCCAAGAATGTTGAATTGGAGGTCCATCGACAATCGgccaaaatataatattttgatgGAAGGCATTTTTAGAGACGGCAAACGATCG aGCTGTACATTTGCAAATACAATCCCCACTAGCAGTGAGTTGGAGAGCCTCCAATTGCCCGATGTTGTTGTCTGTCGCGATACAGTAGACAAAAATGTCTTAGTTGATGCCAATGAAGGTACCCAAGTCACAGATATGCCACTGGATGACTTTGATGATTTCAGTACTACTCCCCCCCACCTTTCTAAGGgcaaacaacaacaacggacgAATCAGACAGATTCTCCACCTTCAAAGAGACGCAGACAACTTCCTACAACAGCTTCCACATCTAAGAAACAACAAATCCACACCGAACCACAGACAACTGTGAAGAAGAGTCACAAGGATCAAAAGGTTGCTCAAAAGCCTATTTTACAGAAGTCTGCTTCACCAAAGTTGAATGAACAAATGAATAGACCCCAAAACACCACAGTCCTACGTGATGTCCCTACTATATCCATGAAAGAGGAAATACAATTGCTAAGGAAAGATTTTCAAGTTTTCAAGGAATCA GTCATTGGTGAGTTCACAAGTGAGTTGTCAAAGCTCCGAACTTTCATGGATGACAACTTCAAGAAGCTATTTGAAGCAATCAAGGTGAACAATTCTGTGGACAAG GGTGTTGGACCAAAGTTACATGAGGAAGTTCCGGAAATTGTAGTGACCGCCGAAAATTTAAGAGCGATACACGTAAAGCTTCATTTGAAGAGATTAATCGGACGAACGAAGGAACTTTCAACTCAACAGAGGTAA
- the LOC132058864 gene encoding F-box/FBD/LRR-repeat protein At1g13570-like: MMPRKGRKHNQILTPDVLSNLPDNVIDVILVRLPCKDAVRTSILSKKWRYHWCRLTELTLDESHWPTEEDCRDPTIKFSKIIYQFFTLHEGPITKFTLNLVDLGSTPEIDNFIYFLSRNGIQHLVLHFAWDMECKLPSSLFMCSQLRHLDLHGCSLHPPSVFTGFDRLTSLELREVTISSEFLKSLISHCPLLQQLVLNMLNVYEMFNIIEINAPMLRSFDFSGYISSICLKNAPLLVKVSLTCYDNVEDLDFAKSFESCSALEHLLLDLSYTEIFDEEAYEAPTRLSSDFNCVKRFYLPDIMLVDSYKLSLALCWIRSFPYLEYLEIEVYNIFGGGTGESLELKRLSDMTFNHLREVKLQFGTRGMSQMQLIKLLLANSPVLVRMLINTRYLDDGTPDTRLKIFPEISNFLRASPKVEVVYKNSIS; encoded by the exons ATGATGCCTCGTAAGGGAAGaaagcataatcaaattctcaCTCCTGATGTCCTTAGCAACCTCCCTGATAATGTAATCGACGTTATTCTGGTGCGTTTGCCTTGTAAAGATGCTGTGAGGACAAGCATCTTATCAAAGAAATGGAGGTATCACTGGTGCAGACTTACAGAATTGACGCTTGATGAATCTCATTGGCCAACAGAAGAGGATTGCCGAGACCCtacaattaaattttcaaagatTATCTACCAGTTTTTTACCCTTCATGAAGGACCTATTACTAAGTTTACGCTCAACCTTGTTGATCTGGGAAGTACTCCTGAGATTGACAACTTCATATATTTCCTCTCAAGGAATGGCATTCAACATCTTGTTCTTCACTTTGCATGGGATATGGAATGCAAATTGCCTTCTTCACTTTTCATGTGTTCGCAACTGAGGCATCTAGATCTTCATGGATGCTCACTACATCCTCCATCTGTCTTTACAGGATTTGATAGGTTAACTAGCCTGGAACTTCGTGAAGTCACAATTTCTTCTGAATTCCTCAAAAGTTTGATATCTCATTGCCCGTTGCTTCAGCAGTTGGTGCTGAATATGTTGAATGTCTATGAAATGTTTAACATAATTGAAATTAATGCCCCCATGCTGAGATCGTTTGATTTCTCAGGCTATATAAGTTCTATCTGCCTAAAGAATGCCCCTCTTCTGGTAAAAGTGTCTCTGACATGTTATGATAATGTCGAGGATCTTGATTTTGCAAAAAGTTTCGAGTCTTGTTCTGCTCTCGAGCACCTCCTCTTGGACCTCTCTTATACTGAG ATCTTTGATGAAGAAGCTTATGAAGCACCAACAAGGCTTTCCTCTGATTTTAACTGTGTCAAACGGTTTTACCTGCCTGATATTATGCTGGTGGACTCATATAAGCTCTCACTTGCTCTCTGCTGGATAAGAAGCTTCCCATATTTAGAATATCTTGAAATTGAG gtatacaatatttttgGTGGTGGTACTGGAGAATCCCTTGAACTCAAACGTTTGTCAGACATGACATTTAATCACCTTAGAGAAGTTAAGCTACAATTCGGTACACGAGGAATGTCGCAGATGCAGCTTATCAAGCTTTTGTTAGCCAACTCACCGGTGTTGGTGAGAATGCTAATCAATACACGTTATCTAGATGATGGAACTCCTGACACAAGATTAAAAATATTCCCTGAGATATCAAATTTTTTGCGTGCATCACCTAAAGTTGAAGTAGTCTACAAAAATTCTATAAGttaa